A genomic window from Litoreibacter janthinus includes:
- a CDS encoding YgfZ/GcvT domain-containing protein: protein MPDSTRMLIEVTGGDRVEFLQGLVTNDLAKLSEGLVYAALLTPQGKFQVDFFLVPWKDAILIDVAAPYGDALMRRLTFYKLRADVKLHELKADVTRGVNDMPQGAFSDPRHDALGWRAYGPGFAFEEQPDIDWDAIRVAHCIPEIGIELIPDDSFILEVGFERLHGVDFRKGCYVGQEVTARMKHKTELRKGLALVDIKGAAPVGTPIDAHNKAVGTLYSQSGGRAIAYLRFDRATEGMTAGDATVSYQRD from the coding sequence ATGCCAGACAGCACGCGCATGTTGATCGAAGTCACCGGCGGGGACCGCGTGGAATTCCTGCAAGGTCTGGTCACCAATGATTTGGCGAAACTATCTGAAGGCTTGGTCTATGCAGCACTGTTGACCCCTCAAGGTAAATTTCAGGTCGATTTTTTCTTGGTGCCCTGGAAGGATGCGATTCTCATCGACGTGGCTGCACCCTATGGCGACGCGCTGATGCGACGGCTGACCTTCTACAAGCTACGTGCTGATGTGAAGCTTCACGAATTGAAGGCTGATGTGACACGCGGAGTAAATGATATGCCGCAAGGTGCATTCTCCGACCCCCGCCATGATGCGCTCGGCTGGCGCGCCTACGGGCCTGGCTTCGCGTTCGAAGAGCAACCCGATATCGATTGGGACGCCATCCGCGTTGCCCATTGCATCCCCGAGATCGGCATCGAACTCATCCCCGATGATAGCTTTATTCTGGAAGTGGGCTTTGAGCGCTTGCACGGCGTCGATTTCCGCAAAGGCTGCTATGTCGGCCAAGAGGTCACGGCCCGCATGAAACACAAGACCGAGCTGCGCAAGGGGCTGGCATTGGTCGACATTAAGGGCGCGGCCCCGGTGGGAACCCCGATCGACGCACATAACAAGGCAGTTGGCACTCTCTACAGCCAGTCCGGTGGCCGCGCGATTGCGTATCTGCGCTTTGACCGCGCGACCGAGGGCATGACGGCGGGAGACGCCACTGTGTCCTACCAACGCGACTGA
- a CDS encoding inositol monophosphatase family protein, with product MQGSANLNVMIKAARVAGRSLVKDFREVENLQVSMKGAGDFVSKADTAAEAIIKEQLMDARPTYGWVGEESEPIEGADPTRRWIVDPLDGTTNFLHGMPHWAVSIALEHKGEIVSAVVYDPAKDEMFVAEKGEGAYMNEQRLRVSARNKMIESVFATGVPFGGSKYLPATLKDLARLMPQCAGVRRWGAAALDLAYVAAGRYDGYWERGLNIWDIAGGVLLVKESGGFIEPIREGQNLLEDGHMIAANPDIFPAFAKTIRERD from the coding sequence ATGCAAGGCAGCGCAAACCTGAATGTTATGATCAAAGCCGCACGAGTTGCCGGCCGATCGCTGGTGAAGGACTTCCGCGAAGTCGAGAACCTGCAGGTCTCGATGAAGGGCGCGGGGGACTTCGTGTCCAAGGCGGACACCGCCGCCGAAGCCATTATCAAAGAGCAACTGATGGACGCGCGCCCGACCTATGGCTGGGTTGGTGAGGAAAGTGAGCCGATCGAAGGCGCTGACCCGACCCGCCGCTGGATCGTTGATCCGCTAGATGGCACGACCAACTTCCTGCACGGGATGCCGCATTGGGCCGTGTCGATTGCGTTGGAGCACAAGGGCGAGATTGTTTCTGCTGTGGTCTACGACCCTGCAAAGGATGAAATGTTCGTCGCTGAAAAGGGCGAGGGCGCATATATGAACGAGCAGCGGCTGCGTGTTTCTGCCCGCAACAAGATGATCGAGTCAGTGTTCGCGACGGGAGTGCCGTTCGGCGGCAGCAAGTATCTGCCTGCGACACTGAAAGATCTCGCCCGGCTGATGCCCCAATGTGCTGGCGTTCGTCGCTGGGGCGCTGCGGCGCTGGATCTCGCTTACGTGGCGGCTGGCCGCTACGACGGATACTGGGAACGTGGGTTGAACATCTGGGACATCGCGGGCGGTGTGCTGTTGGTCAAAGAGTCGGGCGGGTTTATCGAGCCTATCCGTGAAGGCCAGAACTTGCTGGAAGACGGTCACATGATCGCAGCCAACCCCGATATTTTTCCTGCTTTCGCAAAGACGATCCGCGAGCGGGACTAA
- a CDS encoding DMT family transporter — protein sequence MSADRPLLGIMLMIGFCVLAPMGDALAKLLGESIPLGQLLLTRFGVQTAVLIPLALLTGRTLLMSGRVLRLTVLRSVLHIIGIGAMFSSLRFLPLADAVAIAFVMPFIMLLLGKYVLQEEVGMRRLLACVVGFIGTLLVIQPSFAAVGAPALLPLVVAVVFALFMLVTRQVAKHADPISLQAVSGIVATLILAAMYFIPGTDTIEQFQLVMPEGVNIWAMLLAIGLLGTFAHLVMTWSLRFAPSATVAPIQYLEIPIATIVGFAVFGDWPNSLAMVGICITMAAGLYILLRERRMARLVPPAA from the coding sequence ATGTCCGCTGACCGTCCCCTCCTTGGCATCATGCTCATGATCGGCTTTTGCGTGCTCGCCCCAATGGGCGACGCGTTGGCAAAGCTGTTGGGCGAGAGCATTCCACTGGGCCAGCTGCTGCTGACCCGCTTCGGGGTGCAGACAGCAGTGCTAATTCCTTTGGCTTTGCTAACTGGGCGCACGCTCCTTATGTCAGGCCGTGTGTTGCGCCTGACGGTGCTGCGTTCGGTGCTCCATATCATCGGCATTGGCGCAATGTTCTCCAGCCTGCGGTTTCTACCTTTGGCCGATGCCGTGGCCATCGCCTTTGTCATGCCATTCATCATGCTGCTTCTGGGCAAGTATGTGCTTCAAGAGGAAGTCGGTATGCGACGCTTGCTGGCTTGCGTGGTCGGATTCATCGGCACGTTGCTGGTGATCCAGCCCAGCTTCGCTGCTGTCGGCGCCCCTGCGCTGCTGCCCTTGGTGGTCGCCGTGGTATTTGCTCTGTTCATGTTGGTGACGCGTCAGGTCGCCAAGCACGCCGACCCGATCAGCCTTCAAGCCGTCAGCGGCATTGTCGCGACACTCATCCTCGCCGCGATGTATTTCATCCCCGGCACGGATACGATTGAGCAGTTCCAACTCGTCATGCCGGAAGGCGTCAACATCTGGGCGATGCTGCTGGCCATCGGCCTGCTTGGCACCTTCGCGCATCTGGTCATGACGTGGAGCCTGCGCTTTGCGCCCTCCGCCACCGTCGCCCCGATCCAATATCTTGAGATACCGATCGCCACGATTGTGGGGTTCGCTGTGTTCGGCGATTGGCCGAACTCGCTCGCAATGGTCGGCATCTGCATCACCATGGCTGCAGGTCTCTATATCTTGCTGCGGGAGCGCCGGATGGCGCGCCTTGTTCCACCTGCCGCCTAG
- a CDS encoding LysR family transcriptional regulator, whose amino-acid sequence MHIEFRHLRTVRAIHEAGGLAKAADQLNITQSALSHQIKGLEDQAGVELFIRRAKPMKLTAAGMKLLRLAERILPEIEALQADFEGLRMGKTGRLHIAIECHACFEWLFPVLEGFRKNWPDVDVDIRPGLSFDGLPALMREEVDLVVSSDPEDLPGVDFTPLFDYEPVFVASSQNPLAQKEYIDAEDLRDQLLITYPVDRSRLDVFTELLAPAGVEPKAMRQVELTAVILLLVASNRGVAVLPDWVVREVRYNSDYVTRPLTKSGRTKRLYAATRSEDTAKPFMANVIRLARTEPLKLQRTPEKA is encoded by the coding sequence ATGCATATTGAATTTCGCCACCTTCGGACGGTGCGTGCCATTCACGAAGCAGGTGGGCTGGCCAAGGCTGCCGACCAGCTCAACATCACCCAAAGTGCGCTTAGCCATCAGATCAAAGGTCTGGAGGATCAGGCTGGCGTTGAGCTGTTCATTCGCCGCGCCAAGCCGATGAAGCTGACGGCTGCTGGCATGAAATTGCTGCGGCTGGCCGAGCGGATTTTGCCGGAGATTGAAGCACTGCAAGCGGATTTCGAAGGACTTCGGATGGGCAAAACGGGGCGTTTGCACATCGCTATTGAGTGCCATGCGTGTTTTGAGTGGCTGTTTCCCGTGCTTGAAGGCTTCCGCAAGAACTGGCCCGATGTGGACGTGGATATTCGCCCCGGCCTGTCGTTTGACGGGTTGCCTGCCTTGATGCGCGAAGAGGTCGATCTTGTGGTCTCGTCTGACCCCGAAGACCTGCCCGGCGTGGATTTTACCCCGTTGTTCGACTACGAACCGGTGTTTGTCGCGTCATCCCAGAACCCTCTGGCACAAAAGGAATATATCGACGCGGAGGACTTGCGCGACCAGTTGTTGATTACCTATCCGGTTGATCGTTCACGCCTCGACGTTTTCACCGAATTACTTGCCCCAGCGGGGGTCGAGCCCAAAGCGATGCGACAAGTGGAGCTGACAGCGGTCATCTTGTTGCTGGTCGCCTCCAACCGAGGCGTGGCGGTGCTTCCGGACTGGGTGGTGCGCGAAGTGCGGTATAACTCTGATTACGTGACACGGCCTTTGACCAAGAGTGGGCGCACCAAGCGGCTTTATGCGGCGACGCGCAGCGAGGATACGGCCAAACCGTTCATGGCGAATGTTATTCGGTTGGCGAGAACGGAGCCGTTGAAACTGCAACGCACGCCGGAAAAGGCCTAG
- the metF gene encoding methylenetetrahydrofolate reductase [NAD(P)H] yields the protein MTRPNVSFEFFPPKSVEASFRLWDTIQTLAPLDPTFVSVTYGAGGTTRELTHEAVTALHKTTDLRVAAHLTCVDATREETLAIARDYMKAGVTDIVALRGDAPKGQSFAASEDGFASSIELIEALKTETDATIRVGAYPDSHPEAGSMEANIAYLKRKFDAGADAAITQFFFEADTFFRFRDACVKAGIDKPILPGIFPIEDWTRASNFAKRCGTAVPAWLDEAFTIAIRDDRHDLLAQSVVTELCSDLVDGGVADLHFYTLNRPELTRDICAALGVTPKLALAQVA from the coding sequence ATGACTCGCCCTAACGTCTCGTTCGAATTCTTCCCGCCCAAGTCGGTGGAAGCCAGTTTCCGACTCTGGGACACGATCCAAACGCTCGCCCCGCTGGACCCGACCTTTGTGTCGGTGACCTATGGCGCTGGTGGCACGACACGCGAGTTGACCCACGAGGCGGTCACGGCCCTGCACAAAACAACAGACCTGCGCGTTGCGGCCCACCTGACCTGCGTTGATGCGACTCGCGAAGAAACGCTCGCCATCGCGCGCGATTACATGAAGGCGGGTGTGACCGACATCGTCGCCCTGCGCGGCGACGCCCCAAAAGGTCAGAGCTTTGCGGCATCCGAAGACGGATTTGCGTCCTCCATCGAGTTGATCGAAGCGCTGAAAACCGAAACCGATGCCACGATCCGCGTCGGTGCCTACCCCGACAGCCACCCCGAAGCAGGCTCGATGGAGGCCAACATTGCCTACCTGAAGCGCAAATTCGATGCAGGTGCGGATGCGGCGATCACCCAGTTTTTCTTCGAGGCGGACACTTTCTTCCGTTTTCGTGACGCCTGCGTAAAGGCCGGGATCGACAAGCCGATCCTGCCGGGCATCTTCCCGATTGAGGACTGGACCCGCGCCAGCAACTTCGCCAAGCGCTGCGGCACCGCAGTGCCCGCATGGCTGGACGAGGCGTTTACCATCGCGATCCGTGACGACCGCCATGATCTGCTGGCCCAATCCGTCGTGACCGAACTCTGCTCCGACCTTGTCGACGGCGGCGTGGCCGACTTGCATTTCTACACGCTGAACCGCCCGGAATTGACCCGCGATATCTGCGCGGCCTTGGGCGTGACCCCGAAACTAGCCTTGGCGCAAGTGGCGTAA
- a CDS encoding PaaI family thioesterase, with protein MPDNFFPDHPDQLPGRDAILSMSGLEFMQKVLANELPMAPIAGGLNYGLHSVKLDEIVFRGAPGFNHMNPSGAIHGGWYGTLLDSAMACAVMTRVPKGSVYTTLEYKVNIIRSIPSGMLVDCIGTVEHAGRSTGVATGKIVGVEDGKLYATGSTTCIIMTPK; from the coding sequence ATGCCCGACAATTTCTTCCCTGATCATCCCGACCAGCTTCCAGGCAGGGACGCAATCTTGTCCATGTCCGGTTTGGAATTCATGCAGAAGGTGCTCGCGAACGAGTTGCCGATGGCACCGATAGCAGGCGGGCTGAACTACGGATTGCACAGTGTAAAGCTGGATGAAATCGTGTTTCGCGGCGCGCCCGGCTTCAATCATATGAATCCCAGCGGCGCCATTCATGGTGGCTGGTATGGCACCTTGCTCGATAGCGCTATGGCCTGCGCCGTGATGACACGCGTGCCCAAAGGTTCCGTCTATACCACTTTGGAATACAAGGTGAATATCATCCGCTCAATCCCGTCGGGCATGCTTGTGGACTGCATCGGAACGGTCGAACACGCTGGCCGCTCGACCGGCGTCGCAACGGGAAAAATTGTGGGCGTCGAGGACGGGAAACTCTACGCGACGGGTTCCACCACCTGCATCATTATGACGCCGAAATAG
- a CDS encoding RraA family protein — MIEEPKMLRIGPDVARRPTKDQIAKFQGVPTGFVVDAMFGAGAMEARIAPLSGANTHVAGPALTADNRPSDLLATLGCLRYLKAGDVLIGAAQGWQGCAAAGDRVTGMAKNAGAAAFVTDGPMRDFQGVLEVGLPCWCTGLNPGSPYGTGPGQVGTQVVVGGQPVETGDLIVADRDGVVVVPFAMIDAVAARIPDVQAMEIALDAEVRDGLSLPDPIAEILDGDRTEVL; from the coding sequence ATGATTGAAGAACCAAAAATGCTCAGGATTGGTCCGGATGTCGCCCGCCGCCCAACCAAGGACCAGATCGCCAAGTTTCAAGGCGTGCCGACGGGGTTCGTGGTTGACGCGATGTTCGGGGCCGGCGCCATGGAGGCGCGCATAGCGCCGCTGTCCGGGGCCAACACTCATGTCGCAGGGCCTGCGCTTACGGCGGATAACCGGCCATCGGATTTGCTCGCGACTTTGGGGTGCCTGAGATATCTGAAAGCCGGCGACGTTCTGATCGGGGCTGCCCAAGGTTGGCAAGGCTGTGCTGCGGCTGGGGACCGTGTCACGGGCATGGCCAAGAATGCGGGCGCTGCGGCTTTCGTGACTGACGGGCCGATGCGCGACTTTCAAGGCGTTCTGGAAGTTGGTTTGCCGTGCTGGTGCACCGGGTTGAACCCTGGCTCCCCTTATGGAACTGGGCCTGGGCAGGTGGGCACGCAGGTTGTTGTAGGTGGTCAGCCCGTCGAGACAGGAGACCTGATCGTAGCCGACCGCGACGGTGTTGTCGTTGTGCCATTTGCAATGATTGATGCCGTCGCCGCTCGCATTCCAGACGTGCAAGCAATGGAGATCGCTTTGGACGCAGAGGTACGCGATGGCCTTTCCTTGCCGGACCCGATTGCCGAAATCTTGGACGGTGACAGAACCGAAGTTCTATAG
- the argF gene encoding ornithine carbamoyltransferase, protein MKHFLDIHKTDPADLRRIIDTASDVKKARAGRPKGALDDDLPLKDHMVALIFEKPSTRTRVSFDVGVRQMGGQTMVLSGSDMQLGHGETIADTARVLSRYVDLIMMRTFEEDTLLEMAEYATVPVINGLTNRTHPCQIMADILTFEEHNGPIKGKKVVWTGDGNNVFASFAHAAKQFDFDLVFSGPPPLDPEASLDGLYSIERNPQAAVEGADLVVTDTWVSMHDPQSARERRHNQLRGYQVNKQLMDHAKSNALFMHCLPAHRDDEATSEVMDGPNSVIFDEAENRLHAQKAVMRWCLES, encoded by the coding sequence ATGAAGCATTTTCTGGATATCCACAAGACCGACCCTGCAGATCTGCGGCGGATCATCGACACCGCAAGCGATGTCAAGAAGGCCCGTGCAGGTCGCCCCAAAGGCGCGTTGGACGACGATCTTCCGTTGAAAGACCACATGGTCGCGCTGATCTTCGAGAAGCCGTCGACGCGGACGCGTGTTTCCTTTGATGTGGGCGTGCGGCAGATGGGCGGGCAGACGATGGTTCTGTCCGGCTCCGACATGCAGCTGGGCCACGGCGAGACGATTGCCGATACCGCCCGCGTGCTGTCGCGCTATGTCGACCTGATCATGATGCGGACCTTTGAGGAGGACACGCTTCTGGAGATGGCCGAATACGCCACCGTTCCGGTGATCAACGGGCTGACCAACCGCACGCATCCTTGCCAGATCATGGCAGATATTCTGACGTTCGAGGAACATAACGGCCCGATCAAAGGCAAAAAGGTTGTGTGGACGGGCGACGGCAACAACGTGTTCGCGAGCTTTGCGCACGCGGCCAAGCAGTTTGATTTCGATTTGGTCTTCTCCGGTCCGCCGCCTTTGGACCCGGAGGCGTCGTTGGACGGGCTTTATAGCATCGAGCGCAACCCGCAGGCCGCTGTTGAAGGGGCCGATCTGGTTGTAACAGACACTTGGGTGTCGATGCATGACCCGCAATCCGCGCGGGAGCGGCGGCATAACCAGTTGCGTGGCTATCAGGTGAACAAGCAGCTGATGGACCATGCCAAATCGAACGCTCTGTTCATGCACTGTTTGCCAGCCCATCGCGACGATGAGGCGACATCTGAGGTGATGGACGGGCCGAACTCGGTAATCTTCGACGAAGCCGAGAACCGTCTTCACGCACAAAAGGCCGTCATGCGGTGGTGCTTGGAGTCGTAA